In a single window of the Bacteroidales bacterium genome:
- a CDS encoding AI-2E family transporter, which yields MDRLTKINKILLFAVLSVAVLHYGSPFLKPIVFGILLASLMTPFCDFLEKKGMHRIFASIISTFVLFIVIGAILTLLVFQLNNFALEISSFGSELKSFIKDVQDKIAAVTDLSLERQSDIWQDRSEGLLTKIENFVTQFISGFINSIIDLLIVLLYVILFLLYRRRIYDFIMIYIPRDKHTNADEILSKVNKVVVSYLWGRAQVMAVLAVMYYVSFAIFDLPYAVLLVVFATIITIIPYLGPFVSGLIPIVFSFIFFDSIASVLAFTLLIITIQLVESYVLEPLIIGKEVKLNPLIVILAVITGGLIWGIAGMVLFVPIFAMVKIISQNSVGLEPIGFLFGNSPREKQDFSN from the coding sequence ATGGATCGGCTCACAAAAATCAATAAGATTCTTTTATTCGCGGTACTGAGTGTGGCGGTTTTGCATTATGGGTCGCCATTCCTCAAACCGATCGTTTTTGGTATTCTGCTGGCATCCCTGATGACGCCTTTCTGTGATTTTTTAGAGAAGAAAGGGATGCACCGGATATTTGCCTCCATCATCAGCACATTCGTTTTGTTCATTGTTATAGGTGCTATTTTAACCCTTCTTGTGTTTCAGCTGAATAATTTTGCATTGGAGATCTCTTCCTTTGGAAGTGAACTGAAATCCTTTATTAAGGATGTCCAGGACAAAATCGCGGCTGTTACCGACCTTTCCCTTGAGAGACAGAGTGATATCTGGCAGGACCGATCAGAAGGATTGCTCACCAAGATAGAAAACTTCGTAACGCAGTTTATCAGCGGCTTTATAAACTCGATCATCGATTTATTGATTGTACTGCTGTATGTCATTTTGTTCCTGTTATACAGAAGGAGGATCTATGATTTTATTATGATCTATATCCCCCGGGATAAGCATACCAATGCCGATGAAATACTCAGCAAAGTCAACAAAGTGGTTGTCAGTTATTTGTGGGGTAGGGCACAGGTTATGGCGGTACTGGCCGTGATGTATTATGTTTCCTTTGCGATTTTTGATCTTCCATACGCCGTGCTCCTTGTTGTGTTTGCTACCATCATCACCATCATTCCTTACCTGGGACCTTTTGTAAGTGGATTGATCCCCATTGTCTTCTCCTTCATATTCTTTGACAGCATCGCCAGTGTTTTGGCCTTCACGCTGCTGATTATCACCATACAACTGGTAGAGAGTTACGTGCTGGAGCCCCTGATCATTGGCAAGGAAGTGAAACTGAATCCGTTGATCGTTATTTTGGCGGTGATCACAGGCGGGTTGATCTGGGGTATAGCAGGAATGGTATTATTTGTGCCCATATTCGCCATGGTCAAGATTATTTCACAAAATAGTGTAGGACTCGAGCCCATCGGGTTTTTATTTGGAAATTCACCCCGGGAGAAGCAGGATTTCAGCAATTGA